The Nitrospirota bacterium genome includes a window with the following:
- a CDS encoding HD domain-containing phosphohydrolase — protein MIPWIRGHHERFDGKGYPDGLKGEEIPLQARIL, from the coding sequence ATAATACCATGGATAAGGGGGCATCACGAGAGGTTTGATGGCAAAGGCTATCCAGATGGACTCAAGGGAGAAGAAATACCCCTACAGGCAAGGATACTCT
- a CDS encoding AbrB/MazE/SpoVT family DNA-binding domain-containing protein: MPTTVKVKEKFQVTIPEKVREAIPLKVGEKVEVIARGNEIVIRPVIEIPREQSWYWTKEWQEQVNRARRELREGKYRRFKSVKEARKLFGD, translated from the coding sequence ATGCCAACAACGGTGAAGGTTAAGGAAAAATTTCAGGTGACCATCCCTGAAAAAGTTAGAGAGGCTATACCATTAAAGGTTGGCGAAAAGGTAGAGGTAATAGCGAGGGGAAATGAGATAGTCATTCGTCCTGTAATCGAAATTCCGAGGGAACAATCCTGGTACTGGACTAAAGAATGGCAGGAGCAGGTGAATCGGGCAAGGAGAGAATTAAGAGAAGGGAAATACAGGAGATTTAAATCTGTCAAAGAAGCGAGGAAGTTGTTTGGGGACTGA
- a CDS encoding 4Fe-4S dicluster domain-containing protein — protein sequence MKTSKNKITEDLSKIQLVELDACVRCGECLKWCPVYEALKDKTITTPEKIAGYRDMVQSANSLMAILSGEVSLSDEKMKHLAEALYKWIT from the coding sequence ATGAAGACATCAAAAAATAAAATCACAGAGGATCTTTCAAAAATACAACTCGTTGAGCTTGATGCATGCGTCAGGTGTGGAGAATGCCTTAAATGGTGTCCTGTCTATGAGGCACTTAAGGATAAAACCATAACAACCCCTGAGAAGATTGCTGGATACAGGGATATGGTTCAGTCAGCTAATTCACTGATGGCGATACTATCAGGTGAGGTATCATTATCCGATGAAAAGATGAAACATTTAGCAGAGGCACTCTATAAATGGATAACTTGA
- a CDS encoding ASKHA domain-containing protein translates to MGHKVIFQPSGRRGIIDEGKTLLEAARELGVDLESVCGGKQTCGKCKVRIDEGYFEKDAIDSRMSHLSLLSDNEKKFIKPEDGPNVRLACATETYGDVKIYVPEKSRAGKQVVRKTATERAIALMPAVKKYHIELIPPTLHDLTVGDSERVISALKERYGLNITAIDYPVLVQLQDALRGGRWEITVSVWMDREIIKVEPGFIEDTYGIAVDVGTTTVVGYLCDLITGKVLSTESMMNPQVPYGEDVMSRITYAMMNPDGLAEMQKAIIDGLNHIITSAVKSLECNKGGKKCRNEDVIDMTIVFNTAMHHIFLGFNPEHIGKVPFIPAVQTSLNIKARDMGIKINESSYIHVLPIEAGFVGADNVGVLIAEEPYNQDSMELIIDIGTNGELLLGNREKIYSTSCATGPAFEGAQIKFGMRAAPGAIEHVKIDPDTKEVMFKVIGKADWHTHLEKANAKGICGSGIIDAVAEMFRRGIITKSGNFNQDLNTPRFRKDSEGKPEFVIAWADETSIGTDITVSIVDIRAIQLAKAALYAGAKLLMHKLGIKKIDKVILAGAFGSYINKESAMIMGMFPDCDIDSVYAIGNAAGDGARIALLNVDKRNEADKKAREVNFVEIAVDPNFQKEFVEAMHFPHMKDAFPHLEKVLKRDVEISA, encoded by the coding sequence ATGGGACATAAGGTTATATTTCAGCCATCTGGAAGAAGGGGAATAATTGATGAAGGTAAGACTCTCCTTGAAGCAGCAAGGGAACTCGGTGTTGACCTTGAGTCTGTCTGTGGTGGTAAGCAAACATGTGGAAAATGTAAGGTGAGGATAGATGAAGGCTATTTTGAAAAAGATGCCATAGACTCAAGGATGTCACACCTCAGCCTATTATCAGATAACGAGAAAAAGTTCATAAAGCCTGAGGATGGTCCAAATGTTCGTTTAGCCTGTGCAACAGAGACATATGGTGATGTGAAGATATATGTCCCTGAGAAAAGCAGGGCAGGGAAACAGGTAGTAAGAAAGACAGCAACAGAGAGGGCTATAGCATTAATGCCTGCTGTGAAGAAATATCACATAGAACTTATACCTCCAACACTTCACGACCTGACGGTCGGAGACTCAGAGAGGGTAATATCAGCATTGAAAGAGAGGTACGGTCTGAATATAACTGCCATAGACTATCCTGTTTTGGTGCAACTACAGGATGCCCTTAGAGGCGGAAGATGGGAGATAACCGTCTCTGTGTGGATGGATAGGGAGATCATAAAGGTAGAACCTGGTTTTATTGAAGATACATACGGTATAGCAGTGGATGTCGGAACAACTACTGTTGTAGGTTATCTTTGCGACCTCATAACAGGAAAGGTTTTAAGCACAGAATCTATGATGAATCCCCAGGTTCCATATGGTGAAGATGTGATGTCAAGGATAACCTATGCAATGATGAATCCTGATGGACTTGCTGAGATGCAGAAGGCTATCATAGACGGATTGAATCATATTATTACCTCTGCGGTAAAGTCGCTTGAATGTAATAAGGGAGGTAAAAAATGTAGAAATGAAGATGTAATTGATATGACAATCGTCTTTAATACCGCAATGCATCATATATTTCTTGGTTTCAATCCTGAACATATAGGTAAAGTCCCTTTTATACCCGCAGTGCAGACTTCATTGAATATCAAGGCGAGGGATATGGGAATAAAGATAAATGAATCTTCCTATATCCATGTCCTTCCAATAGAGGCTGGTTTTGTTGGTGCTGATAATGTAGGTGTCCTTATCGCTGAGGAACCGTATAATCAGGACAGCATGGAACTTATAATTGATATAGGGACAAACGGTGAATTACTACTTGGAAACAGAGAGAAAATATATTCTACCTCATGTGCAACAGGGCCTGCATTTGAGGGGGCGCAGATCAAATTTGGAATGAGGGCAGCACCAGGAGCGATTGAACATGTAAAGATTGATCCTGATACGAAGGAGGTAATGTTTAAAGTAATCGGTAAGGCAGACTGGCACACACACCTTGAGAAGGCAAATGCAAAAGGGATATGCGGCTCAGGTATCATAGATGCAGTTGCTGAGATGTTTAGAAGAGGTATTATTACGAAAAGCGGAAACTTCAACCAGGACTTGAATACTCCACGATTCAGAAAAGACAGCGAAGGTAAACCTGAGTTTGTTATAGCGTGGGCGGATGAAACCTCGATCGGAACAGATATTACTGTAAGCATCGTTGATATAAGGGCTATACAGCTTGCAAAGGCAGCACTCTATGCGGGGGCTAAACTACTGATGCATAAACTTGGTATTAAGAAGATTGATAAAGTGATACTTGCCGGGGCATTTGGTAGTTATATCAATAAAGAATCTGCAATGATCATGGGGATGTTTCCTGATTGTGATATTGACAGCGTCTATGCTATAGGAAATGCTGCAGGTGATGGTGCACGCATAGCGCTTCTCAATGTAGATAAGCGTAACGAAGCAGACAAGAAGGCAAGGGAAGTCAACTTCGTTGAGATAGCGGTTGACCCGAACTTCCAGAAGGAGTTTGTGGAGGCGATGCATTTTCCACATATGAAGGATGCATTCCCGCACCTTGAAAAGGTATTAAAAAGAGATGTGGAGATTAGTGCATAA
- a CDS encoding ABC transporter ATP-binding protein — MELKVKDIWKSFNSTTEGESIDVLKGVSFTVSEGKFICIIGPSGCGKTTLLRIVSGLDKPTKGEVILGDREIIAPVREIGHIFQEPALLPWRTVLRNVEFGLEVAGVQRQERRQKAIASLELVELDGFGEFYPKEISGGMKQKVVLAMALVVEPKVLLMDEPFVSLDCQTRNYMQEVLLHLWEKTKKTVIFVTHNVDEAVFLGDEIICLTSRPAGIGRALKVDIPRPRDRTSPELNRVRKEILEFLAEERKKTTNTSSIVYRREYGT, encoded by the coding sequence ATGGAACTTAAGGTAAAAGATATTTGGAAGTCGTTTAATAGTACCACTGAAGGTGAGAGTATTGATGTCTTAAAAGGCGTATCATTCACCGTATCTGAGGGTAAGTTTATATGTATAATCGGTCCGAGCGGATGTGGTAAGACAACCCTTTTAAGAATAGTTTCAGGCCTCGATAAACCTACTAAAGGAGAGGTTATTCTTGGTGATAGAGAGATAATAGCACCAGTAAGAGAAATCGGACATATCTTCCAGGAACCTGCACTCCTTCCATGGAGGACTGTGCTCAGGAATGTTGAGTTCGGGCTTGAGGTTGCAGGTGTTCAGAGACAGGAAAGAAGACAGAAGGCGATAGCATCGCTCGAACTTGTTGAACTTGATGGTTTCGGAGAATTTTATCCAAAAGAGATCTCGGGTGGTATGAAACAGAAGGTGGTTCTGGCAATGGCATTAGTGGTTGAACCAAAGGTTTTGCTTATGGATGAGCCATTTGTTTCGCTTGACTGCCAGACAAGAAATTATATGCAGGAAGTGCTTCTCCACCTATGGGAGAAGACAAAAAAGACAGTGATATTTGTTACACATAATGTGGATGAGGCTGTATTTCTTGGAGATGAAATTATATGTTTGACTTCAAGACCTGCTGGAATAGGGAGAGCGTTGAAGGTAGATATACCACGACCACGGGATAGAACAAGCCCCGAACTTAACAGAGTAAGAAAGGAAATTCTCGAATTTCTCGCAGAAGAGAGAAAAAAGACAACAAATACAAGCAGCATCGTTTACAGGAGAGAATATGGGACATAA
- a CDS encoding ABC transporter permease: MRQIYKSFKYIPVFIAIIIWQVVSSYGVIPENRLPSPLSIIGGLIELLIKGLPPGYNLAGHCLGSLKRVLSGVAIALITALPLGMFMGYWGLVRDILRPFVELIRPIPPLAWVPIAILWFGIGDKSASFIIFLSAFFPILLNTITGVLSINIRLIESSMILGAKKGDLFLKVLTPGAMPSIITGIRIAVGIGWMTLVAAEFTGIKSGYGLGYMIMTARDIQRPDQIIAGMVVIGLIGYGMDLLIRKIEGRVLRWR, translated from the coding sequence TTGCGTCAGATTTATAAATCATTCAAGTATATTCCAGTCTTTATAGCTATCATTATCTGGCAAGTAGTATCCTCTTATGGAGTTATACCAGAGAATAGATTGCCTTCTCCTTTAAGTATAATCGGAGGTCTCATAGAACTTCTTATTAAAGGTCTTCCACCAGGTTATAATCTTGCAGGGCACTGTCTCGGTAGTCTGAAAAGGGTGTTAAGTGGAGTAGCAATAGCACTTATAACAGCCTTACCTCTCGGGATGTTCATGGGTTACTGGGGCTTGGTGAGGGACATTCTCCGTCCATTTGTTGAGTTGATAAGACCAATACCACCACTTGCATGGGTCCCTATAGCGATACTCTGGTTTGGTATCGGAGATAAATCTGCGTCATTTATTATATTCCTTAGTGCATTTTTCCCTATACTTCTGAATACCATAACAGGGGTGTTATCTATTAACATAAGGCTTATCGAATCATCAATGATACTCGGTGCTAAAAAGGGTGATCTTTTTCTCAAGGTGCTTACTCCGGGTGCTATGCCGTCTATTATTACAGGGATAAGGATTGCAGTAGGGATTGGGTGGATGACACTTGTGGCTGCTGAGTTTACAGGTATCAAGAGCGGATATGGTCTTGGATATATGATTATGACCGCAAGGGATATACAGCGACCTGACCAGATTATAGCAGGCATGGTTGTTATTGGGTTAATAGGATACGGTATGGATCTACTAATAAGAAAGATAGAAGGCAGGGTGTTGAGGTGGAGATAA
- a CDS encoding ABC transporter substrate-binding protein, which yields MRKILGILSILLVILYTGFSMASSKKVRLGYLHNDLHHLAVWVAIDKGFFRDEGIEVEVAGIFKAGPEEMSAFASKSIDVGYLGVAPSITGVANKFADVKAVAMANTEGSAIIVRKDSTIMTVKDLKGKTVAIPGYSTVQDFLLRKALEREGIDPKRVNIIVIKPPEMITALDTKQIDAFIAWEPHPSKAITMGIGRTLIPSSKIWKGHPCCVVAVEGTFYRDNPDVIKAFLKAHVRATEHINKNLDEAVRIGMKFTGMDEATIRQAMKNIKYHYFINEGDIKEYIKYLIKFGYIKPLNIDTFIDVYMEMKAISEVR from the coding sequence ATGAGAAAAATTTTGGGAATTTTATCAATCTTACTCGTTATATTATATACAGGGTTTTCAATGGCATCTTCCAAAAAGGTTCGTCTCGGTTATCTGCATAATGACCTTCATCACCTCGCTGTGTGGGTGGCGATTGATAAAGGTTTTTTCAGAGATGAAGGGATTGAAGTTGAAGTGGCAGGTATATTCAAGGCTGGCCCAGAAGAGATGAGTGCATTTGCTTCAAAGAGCATAGATGTTGGATACCTTGGTGTTGCACCGAGTATTACTGGTGTGGCTAATAAATTTGCAGATGTTAAGGCAGTAGCAATGGCTAACACTGAAGGTTCTGCTATAATTGTCAGAAAGGATTCAACAATAATGACTGTTAAAGACCTTAAAGGAAAGACTGTTGCTATACCTGGTTATTCGACTGTTCAGGACTTTCTATTAAGAAAAGCATTAGAAAGAGAAGGGATCGATCCTAAAAGAGTAAATATAATCGTGATAAAGCCTCCTGAGATGATTACAGCACTGGATACAAAACAGATAGATGCCTTTATAGCATGGGAACCACATCCATCAAAGGCTATAACTATGGGTATTGGAAGAACTCTGATCCCGTCCTCTAAGATATGGAAGGGCCATCCTTGCTGTGTTGTTGCGGTTGAGGGCACCTTTTACAGGGATAACCCTGATGTAATTAAGGCATTTCTTAAGGCTCATGTCAGGGCAACAGAACACATCAATAAGAATTTAGATGAGGCTGTCAGGATTGGCATGAAATTTACAGGGATGGATGAGGCAACTATACGGCAGGCGATGAAGAATATTAAGTATCATTATTTTATAAATGAAGGGGATATAAAGGAATATATAAAGTATCTTATTAAGTTTGGATACATAAAGCCTTTAAATATAGATACTTTTATTGATGTATATATGGAGATGAAGGCGATTAGTGAGGTTAGGTAG
- a CDS encoding corrinoid protein, which yields MEESKKQELFKRLAEGVVKFDEDMVKGAAQEVLDNGIDAYEAIFNGLVVGMEEVGKLFESQEYFVPEVLMCADALYAGLDILKPHVHKKDIGIKGSVVIGTVEGDVHDIGKNIVKMMFDIAGFTVYDLGKDVPLDKFVEEQLRTDSDLVCLSAMMTTTMVGMKKVIDKIKARNPNVKIMIGGAPLSKDLADRWGADGYAKDATNALKDAVNMISSLRKMREEVKGYKD from the coding sequence GTGGAAGAATCAAAAAAGCAAGAATTATTTAAACGGTTAGCTGAAGGCGTGGTGAAATTCGATGAAGATATGGTAAAAGGGGCAGCGCAGGAGGTACTTGACAATGGTATAGATGCTTATGAGGCGATCTTTAATGGTCTTGTGGTTGGAATGGAAGAGGTTGGTAAGCTATTTGAGAGCCAGGAATACTTTGTTCCAGAGGTTTTGATGTGTGCAGATGCCCTTTACGCAGGTCTTGATATACTCAAACCACATGTTCATAAGAAAGATATAGGTATAAAGGGTTCGGTAGTGATTGGAACGGTTGAAGGAGATGTGCACGATATTGGGAAAAATATAGTCAAGATGATGTTTGATATCGCAGGCTTTACGGTTTATGACCTTGGAAAGGATGTTCCACTTGATAAGTTTGTTGAAGAGCAATTAAGGACAGATTCAGACCTTGTCTGTCTTTCAGCCATGATGACTACCACAATGGTTGGAATGAAGAAGGTAATTGATAAGATAAAGGCAAGGAATCCCAATGTGAAGATAATGATTGGTGGTGCACCGCTATCAAAGGACCTTGCTGATAGATGGGGTGCTGATGGCTATGCAAAGGATGCAACAAACGCACTCAAGGATGCAGTAAACATGATTAGTTCCTTGAGAAAGATGCGAGAAGAAGTTAAGGGTTATAAGGATTAA
- a CDS encoding MtaA/CmuA family methyltransferase gives MALGPRERVMRLLDGERIEPVPCFSGMGNITVAGLSMYNLRFAALHGDADAMAKAAATTYKLYGFECAVVPFDLCVEAEVLGCEINVYPHSEDILYPTIKKKIISNEEDMTKIVVPDSLNDKGRIPVVVSAIKQLKAELGSEIAIGSYVLGPFTLAGQIMELNDLLKLSFKKQALVNQMLESLADVSIGVARIFRDAGADYITVREMGATSDVLNPRTFKSLIQPHLRRIFDNIGHPSVLHICGKTNDIVEYMVECGSDAISVEQKNDITLTRERLGKDAFVFGNIDPYNVLVTGSIDDIKASVITSIKSGVDAVWPGCDIWPTAPAENMRMIVRTAKEVQR, from the coding sequence ATGGCTTTAGGTCCGAGAGAAAGAGTGATGAGATTGCTTGATGGTGAGAGAATAGAGCCTGTTCCCTGTTTCAGCGGAATGGGGAATATTACGGTTGCAGGACTGAGTATGTATAACCTTCGCTTTGCAGCATTACACGGTGACGCAGATGCGATGGCAAAGGCAGCCGCTACAACATATAAACTCTATGGTTTTGAATGTGCAGTTGTTCCATTTGACCTCTGTGTTGAGGCAGAGGTATTAGGGTGCGAGATAAATGTCTATCCACATTCAGAGGATATACTTTATCCCACAATAAAAAAGAAGATAATAAGCAACGAAGAGGACATGACAAAAATCGTAGTTCCCGATAGTCTCAACGATAAAGGCAGGATACCTGTTGTGGTAAGTGCCATAAAACAACTTAAGGCTGAACTTGGTAGTGAAATAGCTATTGGCTCTTATGTCCTTGGTCCATTCACACTCGCAGGGCAGATAATGGAGTTAAACGACCTTCTTAAATTATCTTTCAAGAAACAGGCACTCGTAAACCAGATGCTTGAATCTCTTGCTGATGTGTCAATCGGTGTTGCGAGGATATTCAGGGATGCCGGTGCAGACTATATCACTGTTAGAGAAATGGGTGCTACATCAGATGTGCTCAATCCTCGAACATTCAAATCTCTGATACAGCCTCATCTAAGAAGGATATTTGATAATATTGGACACCCATCTGTGCTGCATATCTGTGGTAAGACGAATGATATAGTCGAATATATGGTAGAATGCGGTTCAGATGCCATAAGTGTTGAACAGAAGAATGATATTACGCTCACGAGAGAGCGACTTGGCAAAGATGCATTTGTCTTTGGTAATATTGATCCCTATAATGTCCTTGTTACTGGAAGTATAGATGATATAAAGGCATCTGTTATCACATCCATAAAGAGTGGGGTAGATGCAGTCTGGCCTGGGTGCGATATATGGCCTACCGCACCCGCAGAGAATATGAGAATGATAGTCAGAACAGCAAAGGAGGTTCAGCGTTGA
- a CDS encoding tetrahydromethanopterin S-methyltransferase subunit H, translated as MFRFDKEQKVFNIGNIKVGGQPGENPPLLIASLFQKGDRLLIDRKGPQFDKDKAKEYILRQEELTSQTGIPGLIAMVANSVDEMKAYIDFFIEITDMPFAIDIWVSKIRLASARYAASLGLQDRLLYNGITPWDKDIPEQIAELKELGIKHVVLQAFDDKDQTPRGRITSLRRLLDLVGDANFKTILVDTSVMNLPAITFSLIANYLIKEEFGLPAGCATSNGTYMWKQAREVWGKDGFAAMDAAAHGISALLWSDFLFYGPLVSAKRIFPAVATAHIMLSTLVYDETGWVSEDSSLPINRFYADFVEKMKEGGARD; from the coding sequence TTGTTCCGATTCGATAAAGAACAGAAGGTCTTTAATATCGGTAATATAAAGGTTGGAGGTCAGCCAGGAGAAAATCCTCCACTTTTGATAGCCTCACTGTTTCAAAAAGGGGATAGGCTTTTAATAGACAGAAAGGGACCACAGTTTGATAAGGATAAGGCAAAGGAATATATACTGCGTCAGGAAGAACTGACATCGCAGACAGGCATTCCAGGATTGATTGCGATGGTTGCAAACTCTGTTGATGAGATGAAGGCATACATAGATTTTTTCATAGAAATTACAGATATGCCATTTGCAATTGATATATGGGTCTCTAAGATAAGGCTTGCCTCTGCAAGATATGCTGCAAGTCTCGGGCTTCAGGATAGACTACTATATAACGGTATTACCCCATGGGATAAAGATATCCCAGAACAGATTGCCGAACTAAAGGAGTTAGGCATAAAACATGTAGTGCTTCAGGCGTTCGATGATAAGGATCAGACACCGAGAGGAAGAATTACCTCCTTAAGAAGACTGCTCGATCTTGTTGGTGACGCTAATTTTAAGACAATATTAGTGGATACATCCGTTATGAATCTTCCAGCAATCACATTTTCGCTCATAGCCAATTATCTTATTAAGGAAGAATTCGGGTTACCAGCAGGCTGTGCTACCTCAAATGGTACATATATGTGGAAACAGGCAAGGGAGGTGTGGGGTAAGGATGGCTTCGCTGCAATGGATGCTGCAGCCCATGGAATCAGTGCCCTGTTATGGAGTGACTTTTTATTTTATGGACCACTTGTATCTGCAAAGAGGATATTCCCTGCTGTTGCAACAGCTCATATCATGCTCTCTACACTTGTTTACGATGAGACAGGTTGGGTATCTGAAGATAGTAGTTTACCTATAAATAGATTCTATGCTGACTTTGTAGAAAAGATGAAAGAGGGAGGGGCTAGGGATTAA
- a CDS encoding carboxymuconolactone decarboxylase family protein, whose translation MAEKKMTTEEVNKYMEDLMGFLPRMFKIINTVTPEPGKTFADFYATIFGDGAISKKMKELMFTAIGVSWCSPRCLIHVIPAIKAGATTMEIFEAVAVGMIGAGFVPGGPGIPYAFEYALKTLDIADKYSKGEPWEYLPQPKFDHGVY comes from the coding sequence ATGGCAGAGAAGAAGATGACTACCGAAGAGGTAAATAAATATATGGAAGACCTCATGGGGTTTTTACCGAGGATGTTTAAGATAATAAATACGGTCACCCCTGAGCCAGGAAAGACATTTGCTGATTTTTATGCCACAATATTTGGTGATGGAGCGATTTCCAAGAAGATGAAGGAATTGATGTTTACTGCTATCGGAGTGTCATGGTGTTCTCCAAGGTGCCTGATCCATGTGATTCCTGCGATAAAAGCAGGTGCAACTACGATGGAGATTTTTGAAGCGGTTGCTGTAGGTATGATCGGGGCAGGTTTCGTCCCGGGTGGCCCAGGGATTCCCTATGCATTTGAATATGCATTAAAGACCTTAGATATTGCTGATAAATACTCAAAAGGTGAACCGTGGGAATATCTGCCACAGCCGAAGTTTGACCATGGGGTATATTAA
- a CDS encoding uroporphyrinogen decarboxylase family protein, with translation MTPKEVIFTAFELGKPERVPVALFGGGMFTMYNTGNSFKSLAEDAKGMADMIISFSRKSLSDIVYVGSGYNNFHAAALGGRIKYREIGAPDLEEPLVDTESDLDRLDLEGLKNSATVRAIWEATELVSRAIGDEFVVTATAWGPFTLGAQIFGVERMMRGTFKTPEFVKRVVDFAADLNIKFYADLVERGIIKMISLADPTASGDLISRKQFENFALPYLQKFTSWAKTKGVKVLVHICGDTSDRLDLFPKMGADCISLDHKVDIAKAKAELSGKICFAGNVNPVAVLNNGTPSDVEVVCLRCIETAGLEGGFVLMPGCDIPPTVPVKNVETFVNIARGWKLN, from the coding sequence ATGACACCAAAGGAGGTAATATTTACAGCATTTGAGCTTGGTAAGCCAGAACGGGTTCCCGTAGCCCTTTTCGGGGGTGGGATGTTTACGATGTATAATACAGGAAACTCTTTTAAATCCCTTGCAGAGGATGCAAAAGGAATGGCAGATATGATCATTTCTTTTTCAAGAAAATCACTTTCGGATATTGTTTATGTTGGTTCCGGGTATAATAATTTCCATGCAGCCGCACTCGGTGGAAGGATTAAATATAGAGAGATTGGTGCCCCAGACCTCGAAGAACCATTGGTTGATACAGAAAGTGATCTCGACCGACTTGACCTTGAGGGACTTAAAAATAGCGCAACCGTAAGAGCTATCTGGGAGGCTACTGAGTTGGTTTCGCGGGCAATAGGTGATGAGTTTGTTGTCACTGCTACCGCATGGGGTCCTTTTACTTTGGGTGCACAGATATTTGGGGTAGAGAGGATGATGCGGGGGACATTTAAGACCCCTGAATTTGTGAAAAGGGTTGTTGATTTTGCTGCGGACCTAAACATAAAGTTTTATGCCGACCTTGTAGAACGAGGTATTATAAAAATGATAAGCCTTGCTGATCCAACAGCCTCTGGAGACCTCATCTCGAGAAAACAGTTTGAGAACTTTGCACTTCCTTATCTACAGAAGTTTACCTCATGGGCAAAGACAAAAGGTGTAAAGGTTCTTGTGCATATCTGTGGTGATACATCAGACAGGCTTGACCTCTTCCCGAAGATGGGTGCTGACTGTATAAGTCTGGATCATAAGGTAGATATTGCGAAGGCGAAAGCTGAACTCTCAGGGAAGATATGTTTTGCCGGGAATGTTAATCCTGTAGCGGTACTAAACAATGGAACACCTTCAGATGTAGAGGTGGTATGCCTAAGATGTATAGAGACTGCAGGACTTGAGGGTGGGTTTGTTTTGATGCCAGGCTGTGATATACCGCCTACAGTTCCAGTAAAAAATGTCGAGACATTTGTAAATATTGCGAGGGGATGGAAACTTAATTAG